The genomic window CGGAGTCGGACGCGATGTATGGCTGTTGGGTGTCCTCGGGGCAGTCGCGCTGTTGTTGGTGGGCTATCTCGTGATGGACCGGGTGCGTTCCGAGGATCGTCCGCCGGAAGCCGCTGCCGCGGCCGAGGGCAGTGCGCCCGGTTTCGGTCCGGTCGGTGATCTGTCCCGACGGATCGACGGCGACCCGCTGGCCCGCGGCGCGGTCGACGCGCCCGTCACCATGGTGGTGTTCTCCGACTACCGCTGCCCGTTCTGTGCGAAGTTCAGCCGCGACACCGAACCGCAGCTCGTCGAGCGGTACGTGGACTCGGGGCAACTGCGGATCGAGTGGCGTGACCTACCGCTGTTCGGGGACCAGTCGCGGGCCGCCGCGGTCGCCGGCCGTGCGGCCGCCGCGCAAGGCAAGTTCTGGGAGTTCAACTCCGCTCTGTACGCCGCGGCCCCCGACCGGGGGCATCCCGAGTTCGACGCCGCGGCCCTGCGCGGTTTCGCGGAGCAGGCGGGTGTCCCGGATCTGGAGCGTTTCGATCGGGACGCCGCCGGCGCCGACTTCGACCGGGCCGTCGGTTCGGACCTGCTCGAAGCGAAGATGCTGGGCGTGTCGAGCACTCCGGCGTTCGTGATCAACGGGTACCCGGTGCTGGGTGCACAGCCGCTCGACGTGTTCGTCGACACGATCGAGACGGCAGCCGGGCGGTAACCGTGACCGACATCGGACTGCTCGGGGCGCTCCTGGGTGGGTTGCTCTCGCTGGTGAGTCCGTGCTCGGCGTTGCTGCTGCCGTCGTTCTTCGCGTACGCGTTCGACGGCGCGGGTCGGCTCGCCGCGCGCACCGCCGTGTTCTACGGCGGACTCGCGACCGTGCTCGTGCCACTCGGTGCCGGGCTCGGAGCGATGGGATCGCTGCTGACGCAATACCGTTCGACGGTGACGACCGTCAGTGGGCTCGTGATCGTGGCGCTCGGTGTCGCGACGGTGTTCGGTCGCGGGTTCACGTTCGCGCCCGCGCAGCGGGCCACCGGATCGATCCGGATCTCCGGCTCCCTGTCGGTGTTCGCGCTCGGCGCGGTGTACGGGTTCGCCGGTTTCTGTTCGGGCCCGCTCCTCGGCAGTGTCCTGACCATCGCGATCGCCGGCGGCGGCGCCGCGTACGGCGGCGTGCTCATGGCCGTGTACGCGCTGGGCATGACGATTCCGCTGTTCCTGCTGGCGCTGCTGTGGGACCGCTTCGACCTGGGGAGCCGTCGGTGGCTGCGGGGTCGGGAGATCACCCTCGGCCGGGTGCGCACCCACACCACGTCGCTGGTGTCGGGTCTGCTGTTCGTCGCGATCGGTGTGCTGTTCCTGGTCACCGACGGCACCGCGAATCTCGGTGGTGCGATGGGCGTCGACGATCAGTTCTCCCTCCAGGTCACGTTGGGGGAGTGGGCGCGGACGTTGTCCGACGCCACGGTGCTGCTGTCCCTGGTGCTGGTGGCGTTCGTCGTGGTGGCGGTGCGAGTCGTGCGCCGCCGGAACACGGGCAACACAGACAGCGCAGACACTGCGGACGACGCCGTGGAGCAGTAGGGCGCGGGTTTATCCGGACCCGGTTCCGGGTAGTTCGGGCACAGCCGCAGAGAAGGGAGTGCCCGGTGACACGTGATGTCGAGAAACGGTGGTCGGACCCGCGCGGGTTCCGGGCTGCGGTGGTGGCGGTGGCCGGTGTGATCGCCGTGGCGGCGGTGATCCTGGTCGTCCTGCTGGCGGTGGGGGCGAGCCACGTCGCGATCGTGATCGCCCCGTCCGCGGTGCTCCTACTCGGCGGCATCGGGTTGTTCGTGCAGGCGTATCGGGCGTGGCGGCGGGGCGGCGTCTGGCCGATCTGGCAGGGCGCCGGTTGGTTCGTCTTCGTGTTCGCTCTGGTCTATCTGGGTATCTCGGTGCAGTCGGCCGCGGACTGAGTGCCGTCCCACTTCGTGGGCCGGACACTTCCGATGCCAGTGGCATCGGTATAGCCTCGGGCATTCTTCGACGGAAAGGATGCCCGGTGTCCCAGACTCCTCCCGATGTGTTCGCCCCGGCCCAGCTCGGCCCGATCACGTTGCGCAACCGCATCATCAAGTCCGCGACGTTCGAGGGGCGCACCCCGGACGCGCTCGTCACCGACGACCTGATCGAGTTTCATCGCCGCCCCGCCGCCGGCGGAGTGGGGATGACGACGGTCGCGTACTGCGCGGTCCAGCCCGAGGGGCGCACGGAGCGCGGCCAGCTGTGGATGCGCCCCGAGGTGGTGCCCGGGCTCCGCAAGCTCACCGACGCGATCCACGCCGAGGGCGCGGCGGCGTCCGCGCAGATCGGGCATGCAGGTCCCGTCGCGAACGAGAAGTCGAACCGGCTGCCGGCCCTGGCGCCGTCGACGTCGTTCAGCCCGCTCAGCATGAAGAAGATCCATGCGGCCACGGCGTCCGACATCGCGCGGATCACGCAGGCGCATGCCGACGCTGCCCGGTTCGCGATCGAGGGCGGCTTCGACGCCGTCGAGATCCATTTCGGGCACAACTATTTTGCGAGCTCGTTCCTGAGCCCCAAGCTGAACAAGCGCAAGGACAACTACGGCGGATCGCTGGAGAACCGGGCGCGGATCGTGCGGGAGACGGCGCGCGCCGTCCGTGAGGCCGTCGGCGACCGGATCGCGATCCTCGCCAAACTCAACATGGACGACGGTGTGCCCGGCGGCTTCTGGCTGGACGAGGCGATCCAGGTGGCGCAGTGGCTCGAGGCCGACGGCAGCCTCGACGCCCTCGAGTTGACGATGGGCAGTTCGCTGCTCAACCCCATGTATCTGTTCAAGGGGGACGCCCCTGTTCGTGACTTCGCGAACGCGATGCCGCAGCCGGTCAAACTCGGCGTGCAGATGGTGGGGAAGGCGTTCATCAAGGCCTACCCGTACGAGCCGCTGTTCATGCTCGAGCAGGCCCGGCAGATCCGTGCGGCCGTGAAGATGCCGCTGGTGCTGCTCGGCGGCGTCACCGACAAGGCCGGCATGGACACCGCGATGGCGGAGGGGTTCGAGTTCGTCGCGATGGCGCGGGCGCTGCTGCGCGAACCCGATCTGGTCGACCGGATCCGGGACGAGTCCCGCACCAGGTCGCTGTGCATCCACTGCAACAAGTGCATGCCGACGATCTTCTCGGGTGCCCGCTGCGTCCTGGTCGATCCGCTTCCGGTGCGGGTCTGACGAATCAGATGCAGTCCCAGGCGAATTCGACCGCGGACCGGACATCGTCGGACCACTGCGCCCACACCGATTCGCCGGTGAGCAGTCCGGCGGTCGCGCACAGGGAATCGGTGGCGGCTCGGATGAGGTCGAGCACGAGGTGGAACTGGTAGCCACCGATCGTGGCGAGGTGGTCGTAGCCGGCGGCGCCGGGACCGTGCAGTGACAGCACGCCGAACGGTCCGCCGTCACGGCACGTGGCGGCGCCGACCGCGACGAGGTCGATCAGTGCCGCGGCCTCGGCGAGCTGGTCGTCGGGGCGCGTCGGCGCCTGCGGAATCTGCTGCGCGGCAGGGGAGTCCGACGGAACGAAGGCATCCGGAAGCTCGAGGTCGAGGTAGTCGTCCGATGCGGCGGCGGTCAGCCGATTCCGGGCCCGGGCCGATGCGAGGGCCACCTGGCGGGCGGTCTCGGGGCCGTCCGGCGATTCGAGGTCGAGCAGGATGCGCAGTCGCTCGGCGGCGGACCCGAGCAGGGTCCACGTCGTGGTGGTGCGGCCGTGTTCGAGCATGCCGGCGATGTCGAGCAGCGTCTCGAGCAGTTCGTCGTACTGCGCGATCGCCGCGGTCAGGCGCAGGCCGGGGCCGTCCGCCCAGAACAGGTCCTCCGCGCGGGCGTCGCGTTCGGCGGTGCGGGTGGCGTCCAGGTCCGCCGCCAGGCAGGCCTGCACCGTGACGACGACCTCCCGCATGAGGGCCGCCTGGTTCGACAGTTCGATGCCCTCGGGGTCGTGGAGGTAGTGGCGGCGTTCGCTGTTCGCGACGAGATCACGGATCAGGGCGTGCGCGGACGGGGTGGCGACGGCGGACAATTCTCCCCCTCGGGATGCTGTGAAGAAATGAGACCGAATTGTGGAACTGTTGACTCTTCGGCGGTCTGCAGATGGTATTCGGCTGGTGTTCTGTTCACGTCCCGCTGACGTGCTGCCGTGAACATACCGTGACCGTGCTGTGACAGTCAACGTCGAAAATGTCGTTGACCAGCAGGTATGTCCGTTTAAATTAATTGGGCGTTTGGGAAAATTCGGCGAAATATCAGTTTTGTGGATATCGTCCGGAATGCGAAAGACCCCGCATCGTTCGGATGCGGGGTCTTTACGTATCGGGAGGTTCGACTCAGCCGCGCATGACCTTCTCGAGATCGTCGAGGACCGACGGGTCCTCGATCGTCGACGGCACCGTGTACTCGTCGTTGTCGGCGATCTGGCGCATCGTCTTGCGCAGGATCTTGCCCGAGCGGGTCTTCGGCAGCGCTTGGACGACGGTGACGTCGCGGAACGTGGCGACCGCGCCGATCTGCTCACGGACCATCGCGATCAATTCCTTGCGGAGCGTGTCCTCGTCGATGTCGGTGCCGGCCTTGAGGACCACGTAGCCGCTGGGCCGCTGGCCCTTGAGGGCGTCGTGGATACCGATCACCGCGCACTCGGCGACCGCCGGATGCGATGCCACGATCGCCTCCATGCTGCCCGTCGACAGCCGGTGCCCGGCCACGTTGATGACGTCGTCGCTGCGGCCCAGGACGAACACGTAGCCGTCCTCGTCGATGTAGCCGGAGTCGCCGGTGAGGTAGTAGCCGTCGAACGTCGACAGGTAGGAACGCACGTAGCGTTCCTCGTCGCGCCACAGGCCGGCCAGGGTGCCGGGAGGCAACGGCAGGCCGATCACGATGTTGCCCTCGGTGCCCGCCGGAACTCGGGCGCCCTCGGCGTCGACGATGTCGACGCGGTAGCCGGGGACGGCGACGGTGGGGGATCCGGGCTTGACCGGCATCGGATCGAGTCCGCGCAGGTTGGCGCAGATCGCCCAGCCGGTCTCGGTCTGCCACCAGTGGTCGATCACCGGGACACCGAGCTTCTCCGACGCCCACACGTACGTGTCGGGGTCGAGGCGCTCACCGGCGGCGAACAGGGTCACCATCGACGAGATGTCGTACTTGTCGAGTTCGGCGGCCTCCGGGTCGGCCTTGCGGATCGCGCGGATCGCGGTCGGGGCCGTGAACAGGGCGGAGACGTTGTGTTCCTGGATGATCCGCCAGAACGCGCCCGCGTCCGGGGTGCCGACCGGCTTGCCCTCGTACATGACGGTGGTCGCCCCGACGAACAACGGTGCGTACACGATGTACGAGTGGCCCACGACCCAGCCGACGTCCGACGCCGTCCACCACACCCGGTCGGGGCCGATGTCGTAGATGTTGCGCATCGACCACGTCAGCGCGACGGCGTGGCCGCCGTTGTCACGGACGACGCCCTTGGGTTTCCCGGTGGTGCCCGAGGTGTACAGGATGTACAGCGGATCGGTGGCGGCCACCGGCACCGGGGCGGCGTCGGAGGCGTCGGCCGCCAGCTCGTCCCAGTCGAACCACGCCGACCCGCGGTCGCGGTAGTCGGCGGCGCTGCCGGGCACCGCGTCGCGGTTCTTCACGATCACCGTGTGCGGCGGATGCGCCGACATGCCCAGGGCCTGATCGACCATCGGCAGGTACTCGATCGTGCGCCCCGGCTCGAGACCACCCGAGGTGGTCACCAGCACCACCGGCTGCGCGTCGTCGATGCGGGTGGCGAGTTCCTTCGCGGCGAAACCACCGAACACCACCGAGTGCACCGCACCGATCCGGGCGCACGCGAGCATCGCGATCGCGGCCTCCGGGATCATCGGCATGTAGATCACCACCCGGTCCCCGGCGACGACACCCTGCTCGGCGAGCACGCCCGCGAACCGGGCGACCTCGGCGAGCAACTCCGCGTACGTGTACGTCCGCTTACCGGGAACCATCGCCGAATCCCAGATCAGCGCCGCCTGATCGCCGCGCCCGTCGCGCACGTGCCGATCGAGCGCGTTGACACACGTGTTGAGTCGAGCGTCCGGGAACCACCGGTACATCGGGGCGTTCGAGTCGTCGAGGGCACGCGTCGGCGCGGTGTCCCACTCGACGGACTCGGCGGCCGCGAGCCAGAAGGCGTCCGGGTCCTCCACGCTCTCCCGGAAAGCGGCGGCGTATGCGCTGGTCGACTGCTCGGCGGTGCTCATCGATTCGTGTCCTCTCGGGTGCTTACCGCGCATCTGTGATGCACCTGACACCCTAGGGGACGTGGGGTCCGCCACACCCGAGGTGCAGTCCGGGCGCGCGGATTCTGCGCCCGACGGCATCGAACGGTCGACGAACGGACACCCGGAAGTTACCGGGCAGTCACTACGACGGCAGCCCCAGTGTCCGGTACCGCGCGAGCCGAGCACCGAGACGGTCGTCCCCGGGCAGGGGACGCAGCGCGGCCAGTTCCCGCCCGATCGCGGCGCCGACCCGGCGCGAGAAATCGACCGGCTCGACAGCCGCGTCGGGGTGCTCGGGGATGACGGCGTCGACGATGCCGTCGCGCAGCAGATCGGCCGACCGGATGCCCTGCGCCGCCGCCATCTGCGGGGCGTGCGCGGTGTCACGGTGCACGATCGCGCTGGCGCCCTCCGGCGGCAACGGTGCCAGCCAGCCGTTCTGTGCGGCCAGGACCCGGTCGGCGGGCAGCAGTGCGAGCGCGCCGCCCCCGGTGCCCTGTCCGAGCAGCACCGACACCGTCGGGGTGCGCAGCGTCACCAGATCCGAGATGCAGCGCGCGATCTCGGGTGCCATGCCGCGCTCCTCGGCCTCCTGCGACAGGGCCGCACCGAGCGTGTCGATCACCAGCACGAGCGGCAGCCGCAACTCGGCGGCCATCCGCATACCCCGCCGGGCCTCGCGCAGCGCGCCCGGACCCATCGTCGTCTGCGCGGACTGTCCGGCCCGGTCCTGGCCGAACAGCACACACGGCTGACCGCCGAACCTGGTGAGCGACAACAGAACCGTCGAATCGACCTCCCCCTGACCGGTGCCGCTCAGTGGAACGGCGGTGGACGCGGCGTGCCGCACCAGTTCCCGCACGCCGGGTCGGTCCTCGTGCCGTGACACCATCACCGACTGCCATGCCGGGACGTCCGGGACGTCGTCCGCACTGTCCGCGGGGGCCGGCGCGGAATCGTCGGCGGGATCGACGAGGACGTGCAGGGCCCGGTCGACGAGATTGCGGAGCTGGTCGACGGACGCGACCCCGTCGATGACCCCGTTGCGGTACAGGTTCTCCGAGGTCTGCACACCGGCCGGGAACTCCACGCCGTACAGCGCCCGGTAGACGCGTGGGCCGAGGAAACCGACGAGCGCGCCCGGTTCGGCGATCGTCACGTGCCCCAGCGACCCCCACGACGCGAACACGCCGCCGGTCGTGGGATCCCGCAGGTACACCAGGTACGGCAGGTGCGCCGCCTTGTGCGCGGCCACCGCTGCGGCGATCTTCACCATCTGCACGAACGCGACGGTGCCCTCCTGCATGCGGGTGCCACCGGACGTCGGTGACGCCAGCAGCGGCAGTCCCTCCGCGGTGGCCCGCTCGATCGCGGCGGTGATCCGTTCGGCGGCGGCGACACCGATCGAGCCGGCGAGGAACGCGAACTCGCATGCGATCA from Prescottella sp. R16 includes these protein-coding regions:
- a CDS encoding propionyl-CoA synthetase, giving the protein MSTAEQSTSAYAAAFRESVEDPDAFWLAAAESVEWDTAPTRALDDSNAPMYRWFPDARLNTCVNALDRHVRDGRGDQAALIWDSAMVPGKRTYTYAELLAEVARFAGVLAEQGVVAGDRVVIYMPMIPEAAIAMLACARIGAVHSVVFGGFAAKELATRIDDAQPVVLVTTSGGLEPGRTIEYLPMVDQALGMSAHPPHTVIVKNRDAVPGSAADYRDRGSAWFDWDELAADASDAAPVPVAATDPLYILYTSGTTGKPKGVVRDNGGHAVALTWSMRNIYDIGPDRVWWTASDVGWVVGHSYIVYAPLFVGATTVMYEGKPVGTPDAGAFWRIIQEHNVSALFTAPTAIRAIRKADPEAAELDKYDISSMVTLFAAGERLDPDTYVWASEKLGVPVIDHWWQTETGWAICANLRGLDPMPVKPGSPTVAVPGYRVDIVDAEGARVPAGTEGNIVIGLPLPPGTLAGLWRDEERYVRSYLSTFDGYYLTGDSGYIDEDGYVFVLGRSDDVINVAGHRLSTGSMEAIVASHPAVAECAVIGIHDALKGQRPSGYVVLKAGTDIDEDTLRKELIAMVREQIGAVATFRDVTVVQALPKTRSGKILRKTMRQIADNDEYTVPSTIEDPSVLDDLEKVMRG
- a CDS encoding thioredoxin domain-containing protein; this translates as MAARGKVLGVGRDVWLLGVLGAVALLLVGYLVMDRVRSEDRPPEAAAAAEGSAPGFGPVGDLSRRIDGDPLARGAVDAPVTMVVFSDYRCPFCAKFSRDTEPQLVERYVDSGQLRIEWRDLPLFGDQSRAAAVAGRAAAAQGKFWEFNSALYAAAPDRGHPEFDAAALRGFAEQAGVPDLERFDRDAAGADFDRAVGSDLLEAKMLGVSSTPAFVINGYPVLGAQPLDVFVDTIETAAGR
- a CDS encoding cytochrome c biogenesis CcdA family protein, which gives rise to MTDIGLLGALLGGLLSLVSPCSALLLPSFFAYAFDGAGRLAARTAVFYGGLATVLVPLGAGLGAMGSLLTQYRSTVTTVSGLVIVALGVATVFGRGFTFAPAQRATGSIRISGSLSVFALGAVYGFAGFCSGPLLGSVLTIAIAGGGAAYGGVLMAVYALGMTIPLFLLALLWDRFDLGSRRWLRGREITLGRVRTHTTSLVSGLLFVAIGVLFLVTDGTANLGGAMGVDDQFSLQVTLGEWARTLSDATVLLSLVLVAFVVVAVRVVRRRNTGNTDSADTADDAVEQ
- a CDS encoding NADH:flavin oxidoreductase gives rise to the protein MSQTPPDVFAPAQLGPITLRNRIIKSATFEGRTPDALVTDDLIEFHRRPAAGGVGMTTVAYCAVQPEGRTERGQLWMRPEVVPGLRKLTDAIHAEGAAASAQIGHAGPVANEKSNRLPALAPSTSFSPLSMKKIHAATASDIARITQAHADAARFAIEGGFDAVEIHFGHNYFASSFLSPKLNKRKDNYGGSLENRARIVRETARAVREAVGDRIAILAKLNMDDGVPGGFWLDEAIQVAQWLEADGSLDALELTMGSSLLNPMYLFKGDAPVRDFANAMPQPVKLGVQMVGKAFIKAYPYEPLFMLEQARQIRAAVKMPLVLLGGVTDKAGMDTAMAEGFEFVAMARALLREPDLVDRIRDESRTRSLCIHCNKCMPTIFSGARCVLVDPLPVRV
- a CDS encoding carboxyl transferase domain-containing protein → MPRTRISARDLISRVFDTGSFVSWDAAPVDVGPDERYRAELDAAAAKSGADESVVTGTALLGGRPVAVIACEFAFLAGSIGVAAAERITAAIERATAEGLPLLASPTSGGTRMQEGTVAFVQMVKIAAAVAAHKAAHLPYLVYLRDPTTGGVFASWGSLGHVTIAEPGALVGFLGPRVYRALYGVEFPAGVQTSENLYRNGVIDGVASVDQLRNLVDRALHVLVDPADDSAPAPADSADDVPDVPAWQSVMVSRHEDRPGVRELVRHAASTAVPLSGTGQGEVDSTVLLSLTRFGGQPCVLFGQDRAGQSAQTTMGPGALREARRGMRMAAELRLPLVLVIDTLGAALSQEAEERGMAPEIARCISDLVTLRTPTVSVLLGQGTGGGALALLPADRVLAAQNGWLAPLPPEGASAIVHRDTAHAPQMAAAQGIRSADLLRDGIVDAVIPEHPDAAVEPVDFSRRVGAAIGRELAALRPLPGDDRLGARLARYRTLGLPS